Genomic window (Treponema sp. J25):
AATAGAGCGTCTTCGGCGTCTTGTTTCAGTAAATTCGAGGGAGAAAGAAAAAGTAGCAATTTCCTTTTTCAACTATCCGGCTCTTATAGCATTGCCAAATATTCAGGCCGAAGGGGATGGTTGGGAAAAGGCCCGGGAATTTTACGTGGGGCTCAATCATTTAGCAGAAAAAGAGGAAACATACCCTCTGGCAGAAGGATCCCTTCGTCCCTATCAAAATTATGGAGTACGGTGGCTTGCCCATGTAACTTCCCATAGACTCGGGGCTTGTCTGGCGGATGATATGGGGCTCGGAAAAACGGTCCAAGTTTTAGCACTCCTCAGAAAACATTACCAGAAGGCACCTTGTCGGCCCAGCCTTATTCTTATGCCCCGATCCCTTTTGTACAACTGGGAAGCCGAATTGAAGCGCTTTGCTCCGGAACTGGGTTATCGAATTTTCCACGGTTCCCAAAGAGATAAAGAAGATCTTCAGGATCCGTCACTCCGGGTTGTTTTATCTACTTATACCACGGCTCGGATCGATCAGGAACTTTTCCAGGCAATTCAATGGGAATATATAATCCTGGATGAATCCCAGAATATAAAAAACATGGAAAATAAAACAAGCAGGGCAATTTTAAGTTTTTCCTCACAGTATCGGATAGCCATGAGTGGAACACCGATAGAAAATAATCTAGGAGAATTATATAGTCTCTTTGCGTTCCTGAATCCTTCTCTTTTTGGTAGCTGGTCTGACTTTGTGCATACCTATATGCAGCCTATCCAGGAAAACAAAGACGCGGAAGTAGCCCGGGAATTGCGGCTTAAAATTTATCCCTTTATTTTGCGCCGACTAAAAGAGGATGTCCTTTTAGAACTCCCTAAAAAGACAGAACAAACTATGTTAATAGAGTTGGATCCCCAGCATTTGAAGCTGTATCAAATGATAGAAAGAGAACAACGGGAAGCGGTGAATGAATGTTTTGAACGAGGAGATGTGGTAAAGGGATTATTCTTACTGCTCCGGGCTATGACCGTCCTTCGGCGGCTCGCGGGTATTCCGGAAGAAGAATCTGCTTATCCGGGGATTTCGGCAAAACGGGAATATCTTCTTGACATGATAGAAAATTTGGCCGCAGAGGGTCATAAATGTCTTGTCTTTACGAATTTCATTGCCGCGGTGGAAACTCTATCGGAAGATTTGTCCCGGCGCGGCCTGGCGCACCTGGTAATGACCGGAGCTACCGTGGACCGTCAATCCCTGGTTCATCGCTTTCAAACCGATCCTTCAATAAAAGCTTTTATCATGACCCTTAAAACCGGTGGCGTGGGGCTTAATTTAACCGCCGCAGATTATGTGTTTATTTTTGACCCCTGGTGGAATCGATCTGCCGAAGCCCAGGCAATAGATCGGGTGTATCGAATAGGGCAGACAAAGCCCGTCTTTAGTTATCGTCTTATTGCAAAGGATACGATCGAAGAACGGATTCTGCAACTCC
Coding sequences:
- a CDS encoding DEAD/DEAH box helicase, translating into MGRVLKIQETVGKGDGAKPFYFCLLIQPEHAVLVVLDDKGNPSIPDYRQYPGNVRLALREYVTQFQQEMGQKGNSLWGNTVIFPFSDKKDPQDSQGISDPSSTLLDLVISTGLLVDASFSPLKKAEGTYRLFLQLTKETDEKVAFHIGLQNLDDESVLIVPREAVQSRQFFPVHRERILCNGLLYQVEDLGPLWKQVPAIEGACKEQDLSIHLSLVVSNFPNLGIQYEGFTLYQGEQRITQGALLFKEVDPYGYLHLRPVYYLEGYPPGFLEEQDIIRLAEIDRDFKTIKIAEVLYGPSPVQSFKNLLYKQGKSIEKGVFQEESYFILTPEVAEDLIANHFVELMNHFVLLQSEVLHRYKVRLSRPLLKMRLSWGIDFLGGEARIEIEGKDFSFHEFVHSYVKEGYIKLADNTRLYVLPREIERLRRLVSVNSREKEKVAISFFNYPALIALPNIQAEGDGWEKAREFYVGLNHLAEKEETYPLAEGSLRPYQNYGVRWLAHVTSHRLGACLADDMGLGKTVQVLALLRKHYQKAPCRPSLILMPRSLLYNWEAELKRFAPELGYRIFHGSQRDKEDLQDPSLRVVLSTYTTARIDQELFQAIQWEYIILDESQNIKNMENKTSRAILSFSSQYRIAMSGTPIENNLGELYSLFAFLNPSLFGSWSDFVHTYMQPIQENKDAEVARELRLKIYPFILRRLKEDVLLELPKKTEQTMLIELDPQHLKLYQMIEREQREAVNECFERGDVVKGLFLLLRAMTVLRRLAGIPEEESAYPGISAKREYLLDMIENLAAEGHKCLVFTNFIAAVETLSEDLSRRGLAHLVMTGATVDRQSLVHRFQTDPSIKAFIMTLKTGGVGLNLTAADYVFIFDPWWNRSAEAQAIDRVYRIGQTKPVFSYRLIAKDTIEERILQLQQQKVDLVNTILNNDGDLVKSLTPEDIQFLLGGKRKDKGVTVL